In Leptospira bouyouniensis, the following proteins share a genomic window:
- a CDS encoding acetyl-CoA C-acetyltransferase, with translation MGNSYIIDAVRTPRGKGKKRGTLASVHPQELAAATLKAIQTRTGIDPKTVEEVVMGCVSQVADQAACIARYAVMAAHWPKDVPGYTVNRFCGSGLQALNNVANHVASGAMEIGVGGGVESMSRVKMGDDMIGRDFNVGNDKIAAHYNLVPQGISADLIATKYDISREEADRFAESSQQKAHAAIQNGYFKKSVIPITLDDGTVVTEEENPRIESDYAFLSSLGPVFKTIGEKELDAIALRSYPEVKKINHIHTLGNSSGIVDGAAAILVTNDDGLKKYGLKPRAKILATVATGEDPTIMLTGPVSASQKALKQAGLSVKDIDLWEINEAFASVVLYVKKTLGIDESKINVNGGAIALGHPLGATGAILTGTVLDELERRDLRYGLITLCIGGGMGIATIIERLK, from the coding sequence ATGGGGAATTCCTATATTATTGATGCTGTCCGAACTCCGAGAGGAAAGGGCAAAAAACGCGGGACACTTGCATCCGTCCACCCACAAGAATTAGCTGCTGCCACATTAAAAGCCATCCAAACCCGAACAGGAATCGATCCAAAAACGGTTGAAGAAGTTGTAATGGGTTGTGTTTCCCAAGTTGCTGACCAAGCTGCTTGTATCGCACGTTATGCGGTTATGGCGGCACATTGGCCAAAAGATGTTCCTGGTTATACAGTTAACCGTTTTTGCGGATCTGGATTACAAGCCCTTAACAACGTAGCAAACCATGTTGCTTCTGGAGCAATGGAAATTGGCGTTGGTGGTGGAGTTGAATCCATGAGCCGTGTGAAAATGGGTGATGATATGATCGGTCGTGATTTTAACGTTGGTAACGATAAAATTGCTGCCCATTACAATCTAGTTCCACAAGGGATCTCTGCTGACTTAATCGCAACAAAGTATGATATTTCTCGTGAAGAAGCAGATCGTTTTGCAGAATCTTCTCAACAAAAAGCACATGCTGCGATCCAAAACGGATATTTCAAAAAATCTGTGATCCCAATTACTTTGGATGATGGAACTGTTGTTACGGAAGAAGAAAATCCAAGGATTGAATCTGATTATGCTTTCCTTTCAAGTCTTGGTCCTGTATTCAAAACGATCGGAGAAAAAGAACTCGATGCAATTGCACTTCGTTCTTACCCAGAAGTGAAAAAAATCAATCATATCCATACACTTGGTAACTCATCTGGTATCGTGGATGGTGCTGCTGCGATTTTAGTAACCAATGATGATGGATTAAAAAAATACGGTTTAAAACCCCGTGCAAAAATCCTTGCAACAGTAGCAACTGGTGAAGACCCAACCATCATGTTAACTGGTCCTGTTTCTGCTTCACAAAAAGCATTGAAACAAGCAGGACTTAGTGTAAAAGACATTGACCTTTGGGAAATCAACGAAGCATTCGCCTCTGTTGTGTTATACGTAAAGAAAACACTCGGAATCGATGAATCCAAAATCAATGTGAACGGTGGAGCGATTGCTCTTGGACACCCACTCGGAGCAACAGGTGCAATCCTGACAGGAACTGTACTTGACGAGTTGGAAAGAAGAGACCTTCGTTACGGCCTCATCACTCTTTGTATTGGTGGTGGTATGGGAATTGCGACAATCATTGAAAGATTGAAGTAA
- a CDS encoding Zn-ribbon domain-containing OB-fold protein, translating to MNVTETLPGTHCKQCNFKVAEVVQSCPSCGSESVEMIDLKHNGIIHSFTVVYVGFGHMADRAPYVLAIVQTEEHVKLTTVIEDVTDFSTVKIGDKVRFKNVDPKIGPVFHY from the coding sequence ATGAACGTAACAGAGACTTTGCCTGGCACTCACTGCAAACAATGTAACTTTAAGGTGGCAGAGGTAGTACAAAGTTGTCCTTCCTGCGGAAGTGAATCCGTAGAAATGATAGATTTAAAGCACAATGGAATCATTCATTCTTTTACTGTAGTTTATGTTGGTTTTGGGCATATGGCCGACCGTGCCCCTTATGTGTTAGCGATAGTCCAAACGGAAGAACATGTAAAACTCACTACTGTGATTGAAGATGTAACGGACTTTAGTACGGTAAAAATTGGTGATAAAGTTCGATTCAAAAACGTGGATCCAAAGATCGGCCCTGTATTTCACTATTAG
- a CDS encoding DUF1801 domain-containing protein — MKPNSKAKQKFPIPSEPLTSYYFNLTPVMLDNVMEIRNWIYEISQSNDQIGEIEECLKWGQPSFLTPKTKSGSTIRIGKVSDSEYALYFNCKTTIAQEIANEFPELKCDGKRALYFAIDQKLSKTKVIVCLKKALLYHKR, encoded by the coding sequence ATGAAACCAAATTCAAAAGCCAAACAAAAATTTCCCATCCCTTCAGAACCTCTTACCTCTTATTACTTTAATTTAACGCCCGTAATGTTAGATAATGTTATGGAAATTCGCAATTGGATTTACGAAATCTCACAGTCGAATGATCAAATTGGTGAGATCGAAGAGTGTTTGAAGTGGGGCCAACCCAGTTTTCTAACACCGAAAACAAAATCGGGTTCCACCATACGAATTGGTAAGGTGAGTGATTCGGAATATGCGCTCTACTTTAATTGTAAAACTACCATTGCCCAGGAAATTGCAAATGAATTTCCGGAATTAAAATGTGATGGAAAAAGGGCTTTGTACTTTGCAATAGACCAAAAACTGTCCAAAACTAAAGTTATTGTTTGTTTGAAAAAAGCCTTGTTGTATCATAAAAGATAA
- a CDS encoding ATP-binding protein: MIQVPGSWNQKVIKEKKIGSTGFGTYFLQVKLPSQWTNRILSLRADYHAGAYDIFVNGILTQSVGKFGTTKETSKNVHAPSIGYIYPNSDILNIVIHESNFEHRVGGIGRPIYLGLPSAIDSISNQRRNSDLFSISVLFIIGLYYFFYFLIRKSDRSSLVFSILCFILLSRAFVQNEQILREIYPDGDYKFFLLLEYTAMYFAPSIALHFFSIPIQYLYKKYLILIGYIVSSIYFIYALFSDTIGISLTVLHFQYIVLLFSFITIALNIFAIYKKIKHSWISLGSMFVALFTIIIDMMIIQEKIHLPFTASYGLIFMIFTQGIILAIRHSESYKINEKLTNELTLFNEKLESKVLERTEELNLAIIRMEKSVKARNEFLANMSHEIRTPMNIISGMAQLLDESTLTPDQKEYVTIFNIANKTLLNVLNDVLDLSKLEQGYLSIDSIEFRIDDLINDLNKIFQFKTKGTSLKFEVKIEDNVPLNVKGDSNRISQILFNLLSNSFKFTLEGNISLKVTYEPNHIFVFEVTDSGIGMTEEKMSNLFVRFYQAHESNQLFQRGTGLGLAISKKLVELMNGKISVESQLGVGSKFTFNIPLELVNPTLNGSPASIQPKIQFQELKLLIIDDVQENLMIVKKFLEKQIPNIVLSSGGYDAISIFDAEVFDIVLMDIQMPNLNGFDLIKIFRKIDSNRLHFTPIVAFTANVTIEEQYEISEAGFNGFLSKPVTKNNLIDKFLEILH, encoded by the coding sequence ATGATTCAAGTCCCTGGATCCTGGAATCAAAAAGTCATTAAAGAAAAAAAAATTGGAAGTACTGGATTTGGAACATATTTTCTTCAAGTAAAGTTACCAAGTCAATGGACCAATCGAATACTATCACTTCGAGCAGATTATCACGCAGGTGCTTATGATATTTTTGTTAATGGTATTTTAACTCAATCCGTAGGAAAATTCGGAACCACGAAAGAAACATCAAAAAATGTTCATGCACCATCTATCGGATATATTTATCCAAATTCAGACATTCTAAACATAGTAATTCACGAATCGAATTTCGAACATAGAGTCGGTGGAATCGGTAGGCCAATCTATTTAGGACTACCAAGTGCGATCGATTCCATTTCCAATCAAAGACGAAATTCAGACCTATTCTCTATTAGTGTATTGTTTATTATTGGTCTTTATTATTTTTTTTATTTTTTAATTAGAAAATCTGACCGTTCTAGTTTGGTCTTCTCTATTCTTTGCTTTATTTTGCTTTCAAGAGCATTCGTCCAGAATGAACAAATTTTAAGAGAAATTTATCCTGATGGAGATTATAAATTCTTTTTATTGTTGGAATATACTGCAATGTATTTTGCACCAAGCATAGCTCTTCATTTTTTCTCTATCCCAATACAATATCTTTATAAAAAATATCTGATACTAATCGGCTATATAGTTTCTTCGATTTATTTTATCTATGCGCTATTTTCAGATACGATAGGAATCAGTCTGACTGTATTACATTTTCAATATATTGTTTTGCTTTTTAGTTTTATCACGATAGCATTGAATATTTTTGCGATTTATAAAAAAATAAAACATTCTTGGATTTCGCTCGGAAGTATGTTTGTCGCTTTATTTACAATAATTATTGACATGATGATCATTCAAGAGAAAATCCATCTTCCATTCACTGCTTCATACGGTTTGATATTTATGATCTTCACTCAAGGTATCATTCTTGCCATCCGTCATTCCGAATCCTATAAAATAAACGAAAAACTGACGAATGAATTAACATTATTCAATGAAAAGCTGGAATCAAAAGTTCTCGAAAGAACAGAAGAACTTAATCTAGCTATTATTAGAATGGAAAAATCAGTAAAAGCACGAAATGAATTTTTAGCAAATATGAGTCACGAAATTCGAACACCTATGAATATAATATCAGGTATGGCTCAGCTTTTAGACGAATCAACTCTAACTCCAGATCAAAAAGAATATGTGACCATATTCAATATCGCTAATAAAACATTGCTCAATGTATTGAACGACGTTTTAGATCTGTCAAAATTGGAACAAGGTTACCTATCGATTGATTCTATAGAATTTCGAATTGATGACTTAATCAATGATTTAAATAAAATCTTTCAATTCAAAACAAAAGGTACGTCTTTGAAATTTGAAGTAAAGATCGAAGATAACGTTCCACTCAACGTAAAAGGAGATTCGAATCGAATTTCTCAAATACTCTTTAACCTACTGAGTAATTCTTTCAAATTTACATTAGAAGGAAATATTTCTTTAAAAGTAACTTATGAACCAAACCATATTTTCGTTTTTGAAGTTACTGATTCTGGAATTGGAATGACTGAAGAAAAGATGAGTAATCTGTTTGTTCGATTCTACCAAGCTCATGAATCAAATCAATTATTTCAAAGAGGTACTGGTTTAGGATTAGCAATATCTAAGAAACTTGTCGAACTAATGAATGGAAAAATATCCGTTGAAAGCCAATTAGGAGTAGGATCAAAATTTACTTTCAATATTCCTCTCGAATTGGTAAATCCAACTCTTAATGGCAGTCCTGCATCGATCCAACCTAAAATTCAATTTCAAGAATTGAAGCTCCTTATTATCGATGATGTTCAAGAAAATCTAATGATTGTAAAAAAATTCTTAGAAAAACAGATTCCAAATATTGTTCTTTCTTCCGGCGGATATGATGCAATATCAATATTTGACGCTGAAGTATTTGATATAGTTCTTATGGATATCCAAATGCCCAACTTGAATGGATTTGATTTGATTAAAATTTTCAGAAAAATAGATTCGAATCGACTTCATTTTACGCCCATTGTTGCTTTCACTGCGAACGTTACTATAGAAGAACAATATGAAATTTCAGAGGCTGGGTTTAATGGTTTTTTATCTAAGCCAGTAACTAAGAATAATCTTATTGATAAGTTTTTAGAAATTCTCCATTAA
- a CDS encoding alpha-glucosidase translates to MAWWKEAVIYQIYPRSFQDSNGDGIGDLDGITERLDYLAGSKDSLGIDAIWLSPVYPSPMFDFGYDISDYEEIDPVFGTIQSFKRLLKEAHKRGIRIIMDLVVNHTSHLHPWFVESRSSVNSPKRDWYIWKEPSNNGPPNNWLGAFGGSGWEYDKRTGEYYFHSFLKEQPDLNWRNPDVEDAIFRMMKYWLDMGVDGFRLDVVNLYVKDEFFRNNASYFMKGPRPYDKQVHTYDRDRPEMHGILRRMRKLLDSYSEKRMFVGEIMQDFPGNVLLPATYCGRNDELHLAFNFMFLFSSWKAERFFQIVKDFESALGEDNWPNYTLSNHDFPRHITRYEKGEHTLDRARLAACMMLTLRGTPFLYYGEEIGMKRQKVPFNKIQDPVGKRYWPFHPGRDPERIPMPWDGSESTGFTNGTPWLPLYAEAKTVNVESQKQNPDSLFYTYKKLIQIRKDRKSLRKGKLKILLSADKQALYYRRREGKEETYIFLNFSSKPVSVSYPRKWTLNQILFSSKNRSASFELNKELDTGDLILMPNEAVIFGN, encoded by the coding sequence ATGGCATGGTGGAAAGAAGCAGTCATCTATCAAATTTATCCACGTAGTTTCCAAGATTCTAATGGTGATGGAATTGGTGATTTAGATGGAATTACCGAACGATTAGATTATTTAGCTGGTTCCAAAGATTCTCTTGGCATTGATGCGATTTGGTTATCTCCTGTTTATCCGTCTCCAATGTTTGATTTTGGATATGACATTTCGGATTACGAAGAAATTGATCCAGTATTCGGAACCATTCAATCGTTTAAACGTTTGTTAAAGGAAGCACACAAACGAGGAATCCGTATTATTATGGATTTGGTCGTCAACCATACATCACACTTACATCCATGGTTCGTTGAATCCAGATCATCCGTTAACAGTCCTAAACGTGATTGGTACATTTGGAAAGAACCAAGCAATAATGGTCCACCTAACAATTGGTTGGGTGCTTTTGGGGGTTCTGGATGGGAATATGACAAACGAACTGGTGAATATTATTTCCATTCTTTTTTAAAAGAACAACCTGATCTCAATTGGCGTAACCCGGATGTGGAAGACGCCATTTTTCGTATGATGAAGTATTGGCTTGATATGGGAGTTGATGGGTTTCGATTGGATGTTGTTAATTTATATGTGAAAGATGAATTCTTTCGAAACAATGCTTCTTATTTTATGAAAGGTCCTAGGCCTTACGACAAACAAGTACATACTTACGACCGTGACCGACCGGAAATGCATGGTATCTTACGACGAATGCGAAAACTTTTGGACTCATATTCCGAAAAACGAATGTTTGTTGGTGAAATCATGCAGGATTTCCCTGGAAATGTTTTGCTTCCTGCCACGTATTGTGGCCGCAATGATGAACTCCATCTTGCATTTAATTTTATGTTTTTATTTTCATCTTGGAAAGCAGAACGATTTTTCCAAATTGTCAAAGATTTTGAATCAGCATTAGGGGAAGATAACTGGCCCAATTATACATTATCCAACCATGACTTCCCTCGTCATATCACTCGCTACGAAAAAGGCGAACATACTTTAGATCGTGCAAGGCTTGCCGCCTGTATGATGTTAACTTTAAGAGGAACACCTTTTCTGTATTATGGTGAAGAAATCGGAATGAAACGCCAAAAAGTTCCGTTTAACAAAATTCAAGACCCTGTGGGAAAACGATATTGGCCATTCCATCCCGGCCGTGATCCAGAAAGAATCCCGATGCCTTGGGATGGGTCAGAGTCCACGGGATTTACCAATGGAACTCCATGGCTACCTCTGTATGCTGAGGCAAAGACAGTCAATGTGGAATCACAAAAACAAAATCCAGATTCTCTTTTTTATACTTATAAAAAACTAATCCAAATTCGTAAAGATCGCAAATCCTTGCGAAAAGGAAAATTGAAAATCTTATTAAGTGCCGACAAACAAGCCTTATACTACAGAAGGAGAGAAGGTAAAGAAGAAACCTATATCTTTTTGAACTTTTCGTCTAAACCAGTTAGTGTTTCGTATCCAAGGAAATGGACACTCAACCAAATTTTATTTAGTTCCAAAAATCGAAGTGCTTCCTTTGAACTAAATAAGGAACTGGATACAGGTGATTTAATTTTGATGCCGAACGAAGCAGTCATTTTTGGAAATTAA
- a CDS encoding HD domain-containing protein: MLKSELKAKLQRTFPKAKTVSSGRLFTRQLSNLVDDSLRQVFMEVSNGNPTKDHLCLIAVGGYGRRELAPYSDIDILYLHDGKLSDKVLSEIISKINTFLYNNDKEVGHSCRTIKESFLYLNQIETYHAVLDARFLVGSEVLFQKFKTDFLGKIPEKTIKEYNEWKLSYLRERIINSYNPILLSEPNIKNDPLGLRDIQQMYWIEKTNPLADSADGGIFDFYLIGDSLTLLSAYDFLLLTRSALHIISGRKNDRLDLGLQAEVAEFLGFGPKNEIKTLERFMSQFYKAQKDVYFYIGTYLDEKTNLNKKRIHKELSNPDTLYDDIIHFFAESQKNEEEPSRIDLNEIRFASHFLDDDFKNQKSVLDCFLGMLRHKKRIGHTLTLMHECNVLGKLIPEFGACTNFPLFSYHHQYTVDEHTLLILRELDVLIADLWEDPQVQEVFNLCEKIEILALAILIHDAGKVKEGDHSQYGAELALIIAERFRLSEEDTELLRFLVAEHIIMSELSSKRDIYDPNLISSFAKQFSNQNTLRLLYVLTIIDTKSVGQSILTNWKKEILHFLFTSTLTYLQNKTNVSDTQERIETTLETYLVEKEGLTSEQTEQIVNFGMQIRPSSYLNYNTPRRVYKHFILLHEWIRSGSPFRLIWEKEPAFVTLSIFANADKRMLLYLSGIISSLGLSLVGLRLFRTNNEHLILQAQITDEFGSGEIAEPQINEIETTLGQCIEGAVNIEDLASTTNIWKTLPQIPDGMVEELVKFANDLSDTYSVLEVRVPDSIGLVYRILKTLIDFELEVIFVRISTSADFAYDSFHIQTKNGKKIEDTGLLLAIKEKILSVARVKENQGIMEISF, from the coding sequence ATGTTGAAATCAGAACTCAAGGCAAAACTGCAACGTACCTTTCCAAAAGCCAAAACTGTATCTTCAGGTAGGTTATTTACCCGCCAGCTGAGTAACCTTGTAGATGATTCCTTACGACAAGTTTTTATGGAAGTGTCCAATGGAAATCCCACCAAAGACCATCTCTGCCTCATCGCCGTTGGAGGTTATGGAAGGCGGGAACTTGCCCCTTATTCTGATATTGATATATTGTACCTTCATGATGGGAAACTTTCTGACAAAGTTTTAAGTGAAATCATTTCCAAAATCAATACCTTCCTCTATAACAATGATAAGGAAGTGGGACATAGTTGCCGCACTATCAAAGAATCATTTTTATACTTAAACCAAATTGAAACCTACCATGCAGTTCTTGACGCACGATTTTTAGTTGGGTCCGAAGTTTTGTTTCAAAAATTCAAAACAGATTTTCTTGGAAAAATTCCTGAAAAAACCATTAAGGAATACAATGAATGGAAACTCTCTTATCTCAGAGAAAGAATCATCAACTCCTACAATCCTATTCTTTTATCTGAACCCAATATTAAAAACGATCCTTTAGGTTTACGTGACATCCAACAAATGTATTGGATCGAAAAAACAAATCCACTTGCTGACAGTGCTGATGGAGGAATTTTTGATTTTTATTTGATCGGGGACAGTTTAACCCTTTTGTCAGCTTATGATTTTTTGCTCTTAACAAGATCCGCCTTACACATCATAAGCGGACGCAAAAATGACAGATTGGATTTGGGATTACAAGCGGAAGTGGCCGAGTTCTTAGGATTTGGTCCAAAAAACGAAATCAAAACCTTAGAACGATTTATGAGCCAATTTTACAAAGCACAAAAGGATGTTTACTTTTATATTGGAACCTATTTAGATGAAAAAACCAATCTCAACAAAAAACGTATCCACAAAGAACTTTCCAATCCAGATACACTTTATGATGACATCATCCATTTTTTTGCAGAGTCCCAAAAGAACGAAGAAGAACCATCGCGAATCGATTTAAACGAAATTCGTTTTGCTTCTCATTTTTTGGATGATGATTTTAAAAATCAAAAGTCTGTACTAGATTGTTTTTTAGGAATGCTTCGCCATAAAAAACGAATAGGCCATACTCTTACCTTAATGCATGAATGTAATGTGTTAGGGAAACTGATTCCTGAATTTGGCGCATGTACCAACTTTCCATTGTTTAGTTACCACCACCAATACACAGTCGACGAACATACATTGCTCATCTTACGAGAATTAGATGTTTTGATTGCTGATTTATGGGAAGACCCTCAAGTCCAAGAAGTATTTAATCTCTGTGAAAAGATTGAAATTCTGGCACTTGCCATCCTCATTCACGATGCAGGGAAAGTAAAAGAAGGGGACCATTCACAATACGGAGCAGAACTTGCTCTCATCATTGCAGAAAGATTCCGTTTATCAGAAGAAGATACAGAACTTTTACGTTTTTTAGTCGCAGAACATATCATCATGTCTGAACTTTCTTCCAAACGAGATATCTACGATCCAAACCTCATTTCATCGTTTGCAAAACAATTTTCGAACCAAAACACATTACGTTTATTATATGTTCTGACTATTATAGATACAAAATCGGTTGGTCAATCCATCCTCACCAATTGGAAAAAAGAAATTTTACATTTCTTATTCACTTCAACACTCACTTACTTACAAAACAAAACCAATGTTTCTGATACTCAGGAAAGGATCGAAACAACTTTAGAAACATACTTAGTTGAAAAAGAAGGTCTCACATCTGAACAAACGGAACAAATCGTAAACTTTGGGATGCAAATTCGACCAAGTTCTTATTTGAATTACAATACTCCACGAAGAGTGTACAAACATTTTATTCTATTACATGAATGGATTCGGTCAGGCTCACCTTTTCGATTGATCTGGGAAAAAGAACCTGCTTTTGTAACTTTATCAATTTTTGCGAATGCTGACAAACGGATGTTATTGTATTTATCAGGAATTATTTCCTCACTTGGGCTCAGTTTGGTGGGACTTAGACTTTTTCGCACAAACAACGAACATCTAATTTTGCAGGCACAAATCACAGATGAATTTGGAAGTGGGGAAATCGCCGAACCACAAATAAACGAAATTGAAACCACTCTTGGCCAGTGTATCGAAGGTGCTGTAAACATTGAAGACTTAGCTTCCACTACCAATATCTGGAAAACATTACCTCAAATTCCAGATGGAATGGTGGAAGAATTAGTAAAGTTTGCAAATGACTTATCGGATACGTATTCTGTTTTAGAAGTGAGAGTTCCCGACTCTATCGGGTTAGTGTATCGAATTTTAAAAACATTAATCGATTTTGAATTGGAAGTAATCTTTGTTAGAATCTCAACCAGTGCTGATTTTGCATATGACTCATTTCACATCCAAACTAAAAATGGTAAAAAAATAGAAGATACAGGCCTACTTCTTGCAATCAAAGAAAAAATTCTTTCAGTTGCAAGAGTGAAAGAAAACCAAGGTATCATGGAGATTAGTTTTTAA
- a CDS encoding glycoside hydrolase family 172 protein, translating into MQILIQDKIDFKPDSIGNRNLIWISNSKFFSEIQSFFKLIFIGIFFLSITLQIYADGWESTIWKDKSYQNKRISSSDPTDGNDDFIKIPKKSTVTIAEIKGRGVIKHIWMTLASKDPMARKNAVIRMVWDNHSHPSVEVPLGEFFGQGWGEEYILNSLPLVAAPKKGKSMNSYFPMPFESGAKIEIENESEEDISNFYFYIDYEEWKSPLESTLRFHAQWNRSITKPNTTNQRENEWGILGQTEKTIFKKANYFSVLETEGKGQFIGLNLYVDSPTPLWYGEGDDLIFIDGNQTSATLKGTGTEDVFNTAWSPKEVFMHPYFGYPRVSDSIGWLGRTHLYRFWVESPIRFEKNFLFLLEHGHANSLTLDLISVAYWYQSLNPKPMKVLPKKEFRVNQPEINFRHIHKWRDSFRSEKGNGEIWGNE; encoded by the coding sequence ATGCAAATACTAATTCAAGACAAAATAGATTTTAAACCGGATTCGATTGGAAATCGGAATTTGATTTGGATATCCAATTCTAAATTTTTTTCAGAGATACAATCTTTTTTTAAACTGATCTTTATCGGTATATTCTTTCTAAGTATCACCTTACAAATATATGCTGATGGTTGGGAATCAACCATTTGGAAAGATAAATCTTATCAAAACAAACGTATATCAAGTTCAGATCCAACAGATGGGAATGATGATTTTATCAAAATACCTAAAAAGTCGACTGTGACGATTGCTGAAATCAAAGGTCGAGGTGTGATCAAACACATTTGGATGACCTTGGCTAGTAAAGATCCAATGGCACGTAAAAATGCTGTAATACGTATGGTGTGGGATAACCATTCTCATCCTTCCGTTGAAGTTCCGTTAGGTGAATTTTTTGGCCAAGGGTGGGGGGAAGAGTACATCCTGAATTCTTTGCCACTAGTTGCGGCTCCCAAAAAAGGGAAGTCTATGAATTCTTATTTTCCTATGCCATTTGAATCCGGTGCGAAAATAGAAATAGAAAATGAATCAGAAGAAGACATTAGCAATTTTTATTTTTACATTGATTATGAAGAATGGAAATCACCCCTCGAATCAACCTTACGATTCCATGCACAGTGGAATAGGAGTATCACCAAACCGAATACTACGAACCAGAGAGAAAATGAGTGGGGAATATTAGGACAAACAGAAAAAACAATATTCAAAAAAGCGAATTATTTCTCCGTTCTCGAAACAGAAGGAAAAGGCCAATTTATTGGACTGAATTTGTATGTGGATTCTCCTACACCTTTGTGGTATGGCGAAGGAGATGATTTAATTTTTATTGATGGCAACCAAACGTCCGCTACACTAAAAGGAACAGGAACCGAAGATGTATTTAATACAGCTTGGTCACCAAAAGAAGTGTTTATGCATCCATACTTTGGTTATCCACGAGTTTCAGATTCAATTGGTTGGTTGGGTAGAACGCATTTATATCGATTTTGGGTAGAATCCCCTATCCGTTTTGAAAAAAATTTCCTATTCTTACTAGAACACGGTCATGCAAATTCCTTGACCTTAGATTTAATCTCTGTTGCTTATTGGTATCAGAGTCTGAATCCAAAACCAATGAAGGTTTTACCGAAAAAAGAGTTCAGGGTGAACCAACCTGAGATCAATTTTCGTCACATCCATAAGTGGAGGGATTCATTCCGAAGTGAAAAAGGAAATGGGGAAATTTGGGGAAATGAATGA
- a CDS encoding sensor domain-containing diguanylate cyclase, translated as MNDINTSVLSKEIVSQSIDSIVVLDTNQKILFSNLALQTLTGYTEDELKGKTFSFLFPPNEKGEQSSIESFVSSNEAHYIAGFLKELELITKPKGTIPVEIRAFTIQNENIEYYAAIIRDVRERRRLEEQKNVLINSLKRLAYMDELTMLPNRRSFADTLQKTIATVKRRNRESVLAVMDIDHFKVINDTYGHDIGDLVLKKMANIFVDCLREEDTVGRLGGEEFGCILPDTTTEGATIVLDRLRESVETHRFFIFDNYYLNITLSIGFTKVHPIQKPEEILKFADIALYQAKNNGRNRIQVYPV; from the coding sequence ATGAATGATATTAATACGAGTGTACTGTCAAAGGAAATAGTTTCCCAATCGATCGATTCGATTGTTGTTTTAGATACGAATCAAAAGATTTTATTCAGTAATTTAGCATTACAAACGTTAACTGGATACACTGAGGACGAATTAAAAGGAAAAACATTTTCCTTTTTGTTTCCACCCAATGAAAAAGGAGAACAATCTTCTATTGAATCCTTTGTGAGTTCGAATGAAGCTCATTATATTGCTGGTTTTTTAAAAGAATTAGAACTCATCACCAAACCAAAAGGTACGATTCCTGTAGAAATTCGTGCGTTTACCATCCAAAACGAAAATATAGAATACTATGCAGCCATCATTCGCGACGTTAGAGAACGTAGGCGCTTAGAGGAACAAAAGAATGTTCTCATCAATAGTTTGAAACGTTTGGCCTATATGGACGAGCTGACGATGTTACCAAACCGTCGTTCTTTTGCAGACACCTTACAAAAAACAATCGCCACAGTGAAACGTCGTAACCGTGAATCGGTACTGGCTGTTATGGACATCGACCATTTCAAAGTCATCAATGATACATACGGGCACGACATTGGTGATCTGGTTCTCAAAAAAATGGCAAATATCTTTGTCGATTGCCTACGAGAGGAAGACACAGTGGGCAGGCTTGGCGGGGAAGAGTTTGGTTGTATCTTACCCGATACAACCACGGAAGGAGCCACGATTGTACTTGATCGGCTCCGTGAATCTGTCGAAACGCATCGGTTTTTTATCTTTGATAATTATTATTTGAACATCACTCTAAGCATTGGGTTCACGAAGGTCCATCCCATCCAAAAACCAGAAGAGATTCTGAAATTTGCTGACATTGCCCTCTACCAGGCAAAAAACAACGGCAGAAACCGAATCCAAGTTTACCCTGTTTGA